The DNA segment TTAAGCCATCGGCATCTCCAAAACGGGGTGTAACTGAAATCGTATACATATTCTAAATATCTCCAAATTTTTTGTTTTTATTTTTTGTGTATTTTTGTATATTAATTACCCTAAAGGGTTTATATAATTCTTAAAAGGGGCAATTTAAATCCCAATAAACCTCGAACTCATTCCTTTACCGCCAAAATATTCCAAGAATAAGAATAACTCCCCAATAAGAATTTCTCAATAAAGAAAACTATGCCCTACTAAAAAAAGGTTTTTTAAGCCCTTATTTTAAAAGGATTTTAAAAGGGAGTGTATACCACTGCCAGCATCTTTGAATCCTTTTCTTTGGCATGTACATGGTGGGGAACCACTGAATCATAATAGATACTATCTTCTGGTTCCAGGATGTAGCTTTCCTTTCCGTAAAGTACTTCTATTTTACCCTGGATGACATACAGGAATTCTTCGCCTTCATGGGAAGATAACTCGTAGTCCTGGTTAAGAGTGGGGTGGATGTCAATGAGGAATGGTTCCATATGACGGTCCCCTTTTCCGTAGGCCAGTGAGTAGAATTCCAGTGCACTTTTGTTACTGTGGTCTCCCAGTCCTTCCTGACCGGAGAAGCGTATGATGTTATCGGATCTTCCGGATTTGACCATGAATGGACCGTTTTGTGGGGCATCATCCAGCAGGGTTCCCAGGCGGACACCCAGTGCCCGGGCAATTTTCAAAAGAGGAGTCAGTGAGGGTACCAGTGCTCCGCTTTCCAGATTTTCTATGAGTTCTACACTGCTAAAACTGGCATCTGCCAGTTCTTCCTGTGACATTTCGCGATATTCCCGTAATTGACGGATCTTCGCTCCAACTTTATTCTCCTCTGACATTTAATCACCTGTTATGAATGTTATGTTCTCAAACTCGCAGTTATTATCTATAATTATCTATTAATTTAACTATAATTTGAATATATCACCAACATATTCACAATTATAATCAATTACTTAAACATTTTTTTTAATTAATCTACTAAAATCAAGGGAGGGTATTCCCTAAAAATATGTTTTGATAGTTGGTGTCTAAAAGGTTTTCATTTCATAATGAGCTTTTATAAATCCCAGTATCATACCGTGGAAAAATGGGGAATGATTCCATTCATCTTTAAAAAAAATGGTATTTATTCCTTAATTGGATTAATCAGGGTTTAGTTGTGGTATTGGTTGGTGTGGTGTTGGAAGTGGTATTATTGGTGGCGTTGGTGGCGTTGGTAGTGTTAAGCTGCACATGCTTTACAATGTACACCGGGGTGAAGTTAGAGTCACCAATTTCACTGATCTTCTGATCACCGTTTAAATTGAAATTTGATGGAATTAACCCCACTCCAATATCGGTACCTATATTCAGGGCATTGGCAGCGGAAGCAGTTCCATAGGCAACCAGTGCAATCATTAAAACAATAAACAGAGTTCCTGATTTTTTAGGGGACATGTAATTTACCTGTTGATTTAAGAAGTATCCTCAATTAAATGTATCTTCA comes from the Methanobacterium formicicum genome and includes:
- a CDS encoding helix-turn-helix domain-containing protein; protein product: MSEENKVGAKIRQLREYREMSQEELADASFSSVELIENLESGALVPSLTPLLKIARALGVRLGTLLDDAPQNGPFMVKSGRSDNIIRFSGQEGLGDHSNKSALEFYSLAYGKGDRHMEPFLIDIHPTLNQDYELSSHEGEEFLYVIQGKIEVLYGKESYILEPEDSIYYDSVVPHHVHAKEKDSKMLAVVYTPF